TAAATGGCAACAGTACACGCAACTATGAAGAATACCTTTACGtgatttttttatgtaaaagaaATCCGTATTTTCACCTATAAATTGTATTATGTTATTAGTCATTAATTTATGAGCTCATGAGTGAGCTTGAAATGTTATGAGagctaattttgaaaaatatgttctgTTATAATAATGCTTGTCATTTTAGACcatattttttactgaaatatTTTGTCTTACcataaaatataaagaatatgATGCAAATTGTATCGCTGAAAAGACCTCTACATTTCATTGTTGCAATAGTCACCTGAACTGCCCGCGCCATCGCAATAGTAATCGGTCTGGTAGGATCAAGTGCTTTCGTGTGATGAGCAATTTGTTTAAAGTATTCTCCAGCTTCTGGTAGTTGCGTTCTGGGTTCGTTAGCAATGGACCACATGATCACCGAAGGACGATTCTTGTCCCTCCTTATAAGTTCTGATATAGAATCCTTGTGAAGCGCAAGAAGTTCCGGTGAAAAGTTCTCGGTGTCCACGGACGGGCATTCATCGATAATGAGGAATCCCAatctttcaaataaaaataaaataatagtacagagcaattgtgtttcattattttaacacTTTTAACATTGTTATATCATAAAAGGAGTACTTGGGAAAACGCCGCGTTTTACTAATACGAATTGCGATACAACTATTAATTCAAAGAGGGCAAACAATAGTCTATTATTCGTATGACCGAAAAATAAGTaatcgaatttaaattttcagaaCACTTAATCCAGAATTGTCTTACAAGTTATTGCGATACGATTTTGAGTCTAAAACACCTTAAGGATTGACATTGAATTTTCAATGCACTATTTGAGTTTGACCAGttgagagaaaaaattttctaCCGACCCTCGGTTAAAGATAATTTGCGTTCCCAATTGTTGAACCTTATAGAAAGCGTTACTGTAAATCTTCACCTGTCAGTCAGGTCGAGAACTTCGTCGCTGTAAGGATAGTGACTAGTTCTATAAGAATTTGCACCGATCCATTGTAGCAATTCATGATCTCTGACTACGGTGACCAAATCCAAACCACGTCCTCTTATAATAGAATCCTCGTGTCTACCAAATCCTCGCAAGTACACAGGCCTATCGTTAATGAGTAAACTGGTGTTGGTCCAGCTCAACGTTCTGATGCCAATCGGTAGCCTGTAGATGTCTACTACTCTTGTGTCATTCGAGACGGACAGTGTGACCTGGAGATACGAATGTTATTACTGAGTTAAATTGCAATATTCCGACAGTTtctgtaattaaaaaagaatacaaaatggCAAGTAAAATGGTTAAAGATTTTTTCTAAATCCAATTACAAAGTAATAGCATTAGCGACTAAGAGAGACTCGTTTATGCGAATGGTTAAGTATATTCTCCCCTTAGAATAGTTAGGGCATAATGACATGTATAAAAAACTAGTAAATACCAAAAgattcattttaatttttttctttcaattaccTTCAAATCTATTACTTATTCAAATGAATAATTCCGTAATTTTATCACTAACAAACTAGTGCTTTTGGTAATTCTCGTTACTAGTAAAACTAAAATCGTAATGCATACAGTAATCATTATGCTGCATACAGTAATTCCCGTTTTCAAGCGATCATTTTTACACGTAATCGTTCCAGAATCGCTTTAAAGTTTTGATCAACAAGtacatgtaatgcgagactcgctcgctgttgctgTATCTCGCTTACTCTCGGTGTATCCCATTCACTTCCCACATTATGCACACCTCTTCTCGCCCGTCATGTACTAAGAGATCCCTTCTTCGTTAGGGGAGAGTTAGGTTCTTTTTAATCGTACACGCGAGCCTGGACCTCGGTTCGAGatcaaaatcgctacctacGCCGGTTTCAAGGGAATCGACGAGAACAATTTTATTACTTGAAAACGGGTATCACTGCATCTCGAGCGTTAATCAGAGTCGTCTTACTGTACTTGCATTGCGCTCTAAAACTTTTCAGGCACACCTCGTTTAACGTCACaacctaataaaaataattaacgttAAATCAACGTTCGTCTAAACCAAAATTCCGTGTGAGGTGCATAGTATGGTAGTTGAGCAAAGAAATATTATACCTGCAAGGTGTACATGGTTCCAGGGTTTGGATCCATACCCTTGGGCCACCAGAGTTTAACAAGTGGTACTTTCAGCGTACCGGAAATTCCGTACCCCGACTCCTTTATGGCTGGAGTATCCTCAGCATCGAGCAGGTTCACTCTGCAGAACGGAATTTCGTGCTCGTGTAAACCAGCCGGCTGGATGATGTATTTCACGATCCCTACATCGCCGACAAATCCCGTCCTTACCGTTATATCTGCGATATAGACGCGCGGTTTTGTGTGTAGTACAACGGGCCtgcaaaattaaacattttagcATTAGCATTTCCATTGTGtccaatatttttatcgatagcGGAGAATCAGCGAATTCGTTTGTATATTCGTTTCGTTGCAAATAGATCGTCCTGCACCGATGATTCTCGCTTTTGTGCATGACAAAAGTACCGATAGTAATCTATTACCGTGAAATATTTGATGGTTCGGAGAGCGTGAACTTTTTAAATGGCGGACAATTATGTGTTATCTGGTCGAACCGTTACGCGTTACAAGCTACCCCGCCAATCGTATAGAATGTTCTAAATTTTATCCcgtgttaattgaaattttttcattatttattattgcgatttatcgtaaaattatttcattatattaTTTAACGAAACCGATGTATGATAATTGATATCGATTATACGTCTGATAGAAAATCTCTGATATCGATTATTCAtccgaaagtaaaataaataaatgaaaaataacagtttcgatcaattttgttcggtaaaattgttatcgttataaatattgtacattgtTGGTACAATACGATATCTGGGGTTTGTTAATGAGAGAACTTACAAGGATTCAAGTGATTTTATTTAACagggaaaaaatgaatttaCGAAGTACCGATTAAaataacaacgataataattGACGTAAAAACGTAACTTCGATTTGAAGTTAGTACGGAACAATTCGATAGTTTAGTGTAACATAGGTATTTATTTGCTTGCCTGTGGATGCCGGCATAATTGAAAAAGTCAAAAGTGTAAGACTGGGTATGTTTCGTTCCATTGTCGAATACAGTGTCGACGATCCTTCCTTGCGGTACACTTGTTTGCAGTAAAATATTATCCACTGCTACCGTTATACTATTTTTCCCACCGTATATCAAATTGGAAGAAATCTCCGCCTCGAATGGTAGATGACCCATTTCGTGGGCGACTACTAGTCGACCGTTTATCCACTGAAATGTTCAAAACTTTTATTCACAATACAGTTCGCAAAAAAGATCGATGTATTTCCTAATTATAAGTAATTGTAGgtgttaaaaatgataaatttctgGTGGTTAGGAATTATTGCACCGAAATCGGAAGATCTCTCAGTGGTGttattactttttattaattttgttcgtGACACGGAGCAGAAAAGACCTACGGTGTTAAAAATAAACTTCCCGCCGTGGTGAAAAtaacgttgcacgttacacgcGTGTGAACGCGGCTTTAGCGTCCACATGTGCAGCAGGTTGTAAGACTCGAGGAGTTAAGTTATTTGACCCTTTGCTTGCGAATGGCCCGTAGTTGTAGTCACAGGGGGTTGAACGCGTAACCTTGGTTTTTTGGGTCAAAGTTCAGTCTGTCAGTCTTGTACGACCCTTGAGTGGTCGTTCGTTTGAAATAGAAGCTCGATGTATCGTGTGTATTTCCTAGGTACGAGTCGATACACTGGTCCAGTGATGACAACTGAATGGCACGCGGTCAATTTTAtagcaatttttttcaatttatgaaaatacattaaaagtaataaaaataaatagttttcaaatagtttttcttttttttttttaattctcccCTTActttccctttttcttttctctcccttTTGTTAACCTCTCAAAgccgtttttttttcctaggtacGAGTCGATACGCTGGCACGCGGACAATTTTAtagcaatttttttcaatttatgaaaatacattaaaagtaataaaaataaatagttttcaaatagaccattttttttctttttttttattctccccttactttccctttttcttttctttcctttttgttGACCTCTCGAAGCCAAGCCAGCTTTTGGTAGCTATTTCAATTTACATTTTCGTAATATTTGTGACACGTACTTCAATGTACCTATATGAAAGAATTTGTACGATTTTGGTATCGATTGAATAGTGTCTCATTTGTGAGAGGTGGCGAGTTTATCGCTGATCTCAGTATTTCCCAAAAGTACCCTTGGGTAGAGTCTCGGTATCTGCTCGATTTACGCAAAAATCGATTTCCCTTTCTGTTGATggtaatttcgagaaaaaaatgtgATTCAGATCATTGGAAGCACCGAAacaaacgcgtgaaaattaccaTGCAGTGCAACGAAGAGGGAGGTCAAGACACTTCGTGCTAGACCTTACAACCAGACGATCAAAGCCATGGCCTTTCTCGCGTCATCTCGGCTGTTTGCCCACGcgatagcttcaaactccatttttCATTCTGACCATGACGTTCTATTATTATCGGAAGGAAGAGAAGTCGTGGAATTGACATTATGTACACTATCTACGGAACTAATAACCACGACAGTGCCTCGTGTAATGTACGCAAATCGGAATCGTCGGTTATCAATACGCAAGACACGCGAGGAGAATATTTTTCGCGCGAAGAGGACAATCGATGGAATACAATGAGAAGAAGTTCGGCCAGCTGGTTTTTGTTTTCATGGGTATTCTTGGAAATGATGATCGTTCGAGTCGATGAAACACCGACAGCGATGGAGATGACTTCTGAGATCAAGAATCCGAGCAACGAATTTTAAACATTA
The sequence above is drawn from the Ptiloglossa arizonensis isolate GNS036 chromosome 1, iyPtiAriz1_principal, whole genome shotgun sequence genome and encodes:
- the LOC143149125 gene encoding beta-glucuronidase; amino-acid sequence: MWRFVFLLIGAVMCGELGPENEYPDIPIEYSPLPKEEDAPLPLPGMLYPRESESREVKILDGMWNFVVSPSEDSLKGHKEAWFAQDLSKVGKVMQMPVPSSYNDITTSRELRDHIGAVWYQRTFFVSPSWREQRVFIRFGSVNYLAQVWINGRLVVAHEMGHLPFEAEISSNLIYGGKNSITVAVDNILLQTSVPQGRIVDTVFDNGTKHTQSYTFDFFNYAGIHRPVVLHTKPRVYIADITVRTGFVGDVGIVKYIIQPAGLHEHEIPFCRVNLLDAEDTPAIKESGYGISGTLKVPLVKLWWPKGMDPNPGTMYTLQVTLSVSNDTRVVDIYRLPIGIRTLSWTNTSLLINDRPVYLRGFGRHEDSIIRGRGLDLVTVVRDHELLQWIGANSYRTSHYPYSDEVLDLTDRLGFLIIDECPSVDTENFSPELLALHKDSISELIRRDKNRPSVIMWSIANEPRTQLPEAGEYFKQIAHHTKALDPTRPITIAMARAVQEDKAGEYLDVISFNRYNAWYNNPGRLDAIRDRVIGEAEAWHRKYNKPVLMSEYGADTMPGLHELPEYVWSEEYQKEVFSKHFEAFDQLRNEGFFIGEFIWNFADFRTAQTYIRVGGNKKGIFTRERQPKMAAYYVRKRYYALQKELDGMKMPTDLEDYVSTFYSEHSEL